One region of Fragaria vesca subsp. vesca linkage group LG4, FraVesHawaii_1.0, whole genome shotgun sequence genomic DNA includes:
- the LOC101307775 gene encoding pentatricopeptide repeat-containing protein At3g22690-like, producing the protein MLHPHPLVISATPSFIAPSNQNESKPINPSPTESLKNCKTINQVKQLHCQITKKGHSHRPSTVTKLIITCAEIGTLQSLDYARKALDLFLEQQETRGVLFMYNSLIRGYSSAGLGDEAIGLYVQMVVQGVSPDKFTFPFALSACSKVVAFCEGVQLHGSIVKMGLEGDVFVGNSLIHFYAECGEMGYARKVFDEMRDRNTVSWTSLICGYGRRSMPKEAVSLFFQMVGNGIEPNSVTMVCVISACAKLKDVGLSERVCDYIGESGMKSNMLMVNSLVDMYMKCGDTGTAKRLFDECVDKNLVLYNTVLSNYVRQGLPGEAVSVLGEMLRQGPRPDRVTILSAISACGQLSDSLSGKCCHGYVLRNGLEGWDTICNAMIDMYMKCGQQETACKVFDNMSNKTVVSRNSLISGFIRSGDVTSAWKMFNEMPKSDLVSWNTMIGALVQESKFEEAIELFRVMQAEGIKGDRVTMVEVASACGYLGALDLAKWTHAYIEKNDINCDTRLGTALVDMFAKCGDPQSAIKVFNTMARRDVSAWTAAIGAMAMEGNGERALELFDHMLKQRVKLDEVVFVAILTACSHAGLLEQGRNIFVSMQSVHGITPNIVHYGCMVDLLGRAGLLEEAANLIKCMPIEPNDVIWGTLLAACRTHKNVEMAAYAAEQISKLNPQRTGSQVLLSNIYASAGKWADVAKVRLELKERGIQKVPGCSSIVVNGVIHEFTSGGGDTDKHLEKSHIELMLQELNSRLRDAGHIPDLDNVLLDVDEKEKEYLLSQHGEKVAIAFGLIGTGQGVPIRVVKNLRMCSDCHSFAKLVSRIYEREIIVRDNNRFHFFNQGLCSCSDYW; encoded by the coding sequence ATGCTCCATCCTCATCCTCTGGTCATCTCAGCCACCCCAAGTTTCATAGCTCCCTCTAACCAAAACGAATCCAAACCCATCAACCCTTCCCCAACCGAGTCACTCAAAAACTGCAAAACCATAAACCAAGTGAAGCAACTTCACTGTCAAATCACCAAGAAAGGCCACAGTCACAGACCCTCCACTGTCACCAAGCTCATAATCACCTGCGCCGAAATAGGCACCCTCCAAAGCTTGGACTATGCCCGAAAAGCCCTCGACTTGTTTCTTGAACAACAAGAAACAAGGGGTGTGTTGTTCATGTACAACTCTCTGATAAGAGGCTACTCTAGTGCTGGGCTTGGTGACGAAGCCATTGGGCTCTACGTTCAGATGGTGGTTCAGGGAGTTTCGCCGGATAAGTTCACGTTTCCGTTTGCGTTGAGCGCATGCTCGAAGGTTGTGGCGTTTTGTGAAGGGGTTCAGCTCCATGGGTCGATTGTGAAGATGGGTTTGGAGGGTGATGTGTTTGTTGGGAACTCTTTGATTCATTTCTATGCGGAATGTGGGGAGATGGGTTATGCCCGGAAGGTGTTTGATGAAATGCGTGACAGAAACACCGTGTCGTGGACTAGTTTGATTTGTGGTTATGGGAGGAGGAGTATGCCCAAGGAGGCTGTTTCTTTGTTTTTCCAGATGGTGGGTAATGGGATTGAGCCGAATTCGGTGACGATGGTGTGTGTCATTTCGGCTTGTGCAAAGTTGAAGGATGTGGGGTTGAGTGAGAGAGTGTGTGATTATATTGGGGAGTCTGGGATGAAGAGTAACATGCTTATGGTGAATTCACTTGTTGACATGTATATGAAATGTGGGGATACTGGTACTGCAAAGCGGCTTTTTGACGAATGTGTGGATAAGAACTTGGTTCTTTACAATACAGTTTTGTCAAATTATGTGCGCCAGGGACTGCCTGGTGAAGCGGTTTCTGTGTTGGGTGAAATGCTGCGACAGGGCCCAAGACCTGACAGGGTTACCATATTATCTGCGATCTCAGCTTGCGGGCAACTAAGTGATTCTCTTTCTGGAAAGTGTTGTCATGGTTATGTTTTGAGGAATGGACTAGAAGGTTGGGATACTATTTGTAATGCCATGATTGACATGTACATGAAGTGCGGCCAACAAGAGACTGCCTGCAAAGTTTTTGACAATATGTCAAATAAGACTGTAGTATCACGCAACTCGTTGATTTCTGGTTTCATAAGAAGTGGTGATGTGACGTCAGCTTGGAAAATGTTCAATGAGATGCCAAAGAGTGATCTTGTCTCTTGGAACACTATGATTGGAGCTCTTGTCCAAGAGAGCAAGTTTGAGGAAGCAATTGAACTATTCCGGGTGATGCAGGCTGAGGGAATAAAAGGGGATAGAGTGACCATGGTGGAAGTTGCATCTGCCTGCGGATATTTAGGAGCTCTTGATCTTGCAAAGTGGACTCATGCTTATATCGAAAAAAACGATATCAACTGTGATACGCGGCTGGGGACAGCCTTAGTTGACATGTTCGCTAAATGTGGAGATCCTCAAAGTGCAATAAAGGTGTTCAATACCATGGCCAGAAGAGATGTTTCTGCTTGGACTGCAGCCATTGGAGCAATGGCGATGGAAGGAAATGGGGAACGAGCTCTAGAGCTTTTCGATCACATGCTTAAGCAAAGGGTGAAACTGGATGAAGTAGTCTTTGTGGCAATACTGACAGCATGCAGCCATGCTGGTCTTTTGGAACAAGGGCGGAACATTTTCGTGTCAATGCAGTCGGTCCATGGCATTACCCCTAATATCGTTCATTACGGGTGCATGGTCGACCTGCTAGGCCGAGCTGGGCTCTTGGAAGAAGCTGCTAATCTGATAAAGTGCATGCCTATTGAACCCAATGATGTCATTTGGGGTACTCTCTTGGCTGCGTGTCGAACCCACAAAAACGTCGAGATGGCAGCATATGCGGCTGAACAAATATCAAAGTTGAACCCTCAAAGAACTGGTAGTCAGGTGCTTCTGTCAAACATATATGCCTCAGCTGGGAAATGGGCTGATGTTGCAAAAGTGAGGTTAGAATTGAAAGAGAGAGGAATTCAAAAGGTACCCGGATGCAGTTCCATTGTAGTTAATGGAGTGATCCATGAGTTTACATCCGGGGGTGGTGATACTGATAAACACCTAGAGAAGAGCCACATTGAATTAATGTTGCAAGAATTAAACAGCAGACTCAGAGATGCTGGTCACATTCCTGATTTGGACAATGTCCTGCTTGATGTTGATGAGAAGGAGAAAGAGTACCTGCTCAGTCAACATGGTGAGAAAGTGGCCATCGCTTTTGGGCTTATAGGTACAGGGCAAGGAGTGCCAATTCGTGTTGTGAAGAATCTGAGAATGTGTTCTGATTGTCACTCTTTTGCCAAATTAGTGTCAAGAATATATGAGAGGGAAATTATTGTTCGAGACAACAACAGGTTCCACTTCTTTAATCAGGGGCTTTGCTCTTGCAGTGATTACTGGTAA
- the LOC101303899 gene encoding 60S ribosomal protein L5-like, protein MAFIKASKPRAYFKRFQVKYKRRREGKTDYRALAFSRLNFTARVKSVYPGPPVHQNLNLRPPVKRVAALSVEEALLAERGERDVDGVESGCFEALGVESEGCEDVRGSVFRIESDGLVGVRACLEREAAEEVEVDWAAYLAWARSWAPRTKWHLDWMAVLELKP, encoded by the coding sequence ATGGCTTTCATCAAGGCCTCGAAGCCCCGCGCCTACTTCAAGCGTTTCCAGGTCAAATACAAGCGCCGCCGTGAGGGCAAGACCGACTACCGCGCCTTGGCATTCTCTCGGCTCAACTTCACCGCCAGAGTCAAATCCGTCTACCCAGGCCCGCCGGTTCATCAAAATCTTAATCTCCGCCCGCCTGTAAAGCGCGTCGCCGCGCTCAGCGTCGAAGAGGCTCTTCTTGCAGAGCGGGGAGAACGCGACGTCGATGGCGTCGAGAGCGGATGTTTTGAAGCCCTGGGCGTCGAGAGCGAGGGCTGTGAGGATGTGAGAGGCAGCGTCTTTCGAATCGAGAGCGATGGCCTTGTCGGCGTGAGGGCTTGTTTGGAGAGAGAGGCGGCGGAGGAGGTGGAGGTGGATTGGGCGGCGTATCTGGCTTGGGCGAGGAGCTGGGCACCGAGGACGAAGTGGCACTTGGATTGGATGGCGGTTTTGGAATTAAAACCGTAG